One genomic window of Misgurnus anguillicaudatus chromosome 12, ASM2758022v2, whole genome shotgun sequence includes the following:
- the acat1 gene encoding acetyl-CoA acetyltransferase, mitochondrial gives MSSCALYSTRAHLCRRLAQQYLSRTYATRPSLNEVVIVSAVRTPMGSFRGSLSAVPATKLGSIAIKGAIEQAGIPLEEVKEVYMGNVLQAGEGQAPTRQALLGAGLPLSTPATTINKVCASGMKSIMMASQSLMCGHQDVMVAGGMESMSQVPYVMAREAPPYGGVKLEDLIVRDGLTDVYNKFHMGNCAENTAKNSGISREEQDAYAINSYSRSKAAWEAGLLAKEVVPVSIPQRGKPDIVVKEDEEYRKVDFTKVPKLKAVFLKENGTVTAANASTLNDGAAALVLMTADAAKRLNVTPLARVAAFADAAVAPIDFPIAPAFAVPKVLQAAGVKKEDIAMWEINEAFSVVVLANIKMLNIDPNKVNINGGAVSLGHPIGMSGARIVGHMAHNLKSGQYGLASICNGGGGASCILIQKY, from the exons ATGTCATCCTGTGCCCTTTACAGCACGCGCGCACATCTGTGCAGACGACTG GCACAACAATATTTAAGTAGGACGTACGCCACAAGACCATCTCTAAAT GAAGTTGTTATCGTCAGTGCTGTCAGGACCCCAATGGGGTCCTTTAGAGGAAGCCTCTCCGCTGTACCTGCAACCAAACTGGGCTCTATTGCCATAAAAGGAGCCATTGAGCAAGCAG GAATCCCTTTGGAGGAGGTAAAGGAGGTTTACATGGGGAATGTGTTGCAAGCAGGTGAAGGACAAGCTCCAACCAGACAAGCTCTTTTGGGTGCTG GTCTCCCACTGTCCACTCCAGCAACCACGATTAATAAAGTCTGTGCCTCCGGGATGAAATCCATCATGATGGCTTCTCAGAGTCTCATGTGTGGACACCAG GACGTGATGGTAGCTGGTGGAATGGAAAGCATGTCTCAGGTTCCCTATGTCATGGCCAGAGAAGCGCCCCCTTATGGTGGAGTAAAGCTGGAGGATCTGATCGTAAGGGACGGGTTGACGGACGTCTACAACAAATTCCACATG GGTAACTGTGCCGAAAACACAGCCAAGAACAGCGGGATTTCCAGAGAGGAGCAGGATGCGTATGCCATTAACTCCTACAGTCGCAGCAAAGCAGCATGGGAAGCTGGTCTCCTGGCTAAGGAGGTGGTTCCCGTGAGCATTCCTCAAAGAG GCAAACCAGACATCGTTGTGAAGGAAGATGAAGAATATAGAAAGGTTGATTTCACCAAAGTTCCCAAACTAAAGGCTGTGTTCCTTAAAGAAAACG GCACGGTGACGGCAGCTAACGCTAGCACTCTGAACGACGGGGCGGCAGCTCTTGTGCTAATGACGGCGGATGCAGCAAAACGGCTCAACGTCACACCACTCGCCAGAGTTGCTG CTTTTGCCGATGCCGCTGTCGCCCCCATCGACTTCCCCATCGCTCCGGCCTTTGCTGTCCCCAAA GTCTTGCAAGCAGCCGGTGTAAAGAAAGAAGACATAGCCATGTGGGAGATCAATGAAGCATTCAGCGTCGTCGTTCTAGCCAACATCAAGATGTTAAACATCGACCCCAACAAAGTCAATATAAACGGAGGAGCGGTTTCCCTCGGACATCCAATCGG AATGTCGGGGGCGAGGATCGTGGGACACATGGCGCACAATCTGAAATCAGGACAGTATGGACTCGCTAGTATCTGCAATGGAGGAGGCGGCGCCTCTTGTATTCTGATTCAGAAGTATTAG